A single window of Spirochaetota bacterium DNA harbors:
- a CDS encoding FumA C-terminus/TtdB family hydratase beta subunit: MKAIEIHTPITEEVIRKLKSGNLLAISGTIYTARDRAHKIIADLYTQQKPIPVDFTNEIIFYAGPSPAPEGMPVGAIGPTTSYRMDAYTDVMLSLGVRMFIGKGSRSEEVKRLLIQHKAVYCSGFGGAAAYLAQCVVDAHIVAFEELGPEAIYKLTVEKFPVIVINDIYGGDLYADIYQSSSV, from the coding sequence CACACACCCATAACTGAAGAGGTCATACGTAAACTGAAATCAGGAAATCTTTTGGCTATAAGTGGTACTATCTACACAGCCCGTGATAGGGCACATAAAATCATTGCTGATCTATACACACAGCAAAAACCTATTCCTGTAGATTTCACTAATGAAATAATCTTCTATGCAGGTCCAAGCCCTGCTCCTGAAGGGATGCCTGTGGGAGCTATCGGCCCTACTACATCATACCGTATGGATGCGTATACCGATGTTATGCTTTCTCTTGGAGTTCGTATGTTTATTGGCAAAGGTTCACGCAGTGAAGAAGTTAAAAGGCTTTTGATTCAGCATAAAGCTGTGTATTGTTCAGGCTTTGGTGGTGCTGCGGCATACTTAGCGCAATGCGTAGTTGATGCTCATATTGTGGCTTTTGAAGAGCTTGGACCAGAGGCTATTTATAAATTGACTGTCGAAAAATTCCCGGTTATTGTAATAAACGATATATATGGCGGAGACCTGTATGC